A stretch of DNA from Gimesia chilikensis:
GCCTGGTATCAGCGGCCCGAAAACCAAAAACTGCACGAGGAGCGACAGAAACAGGGCAAGCGGAAGGCCAAGGGGCCCGCATGGGAATCAGCGGATGTCCCTGACAACGCTTACGCGGATGGCGTGCTGGCCGAACAGGCAATTTCGAAGCTGCAGCAGTTGAAAAAGCAAGAGCAACCCTTCTTCCTGGCCGTCGGTTTCTTCAAGCCACACCTCCCCTTTATCGCACCCCAGAAATACTGGGACCTGTATGATCATGATAAAATTCAGCTGCCCGAGAATTATAAAGTGCCGCAGGACGCACCGGAGGAATCGATTCACAATTCGGGTGAGCTGCGGGCTTACGCGGGCATTCCCCGCAAGGGCCCCGTGTCCGAAGCGACCGCCCGCAACCTGATTCACGGCTACTATGCCTGTGTGAGTTATACCGACGCCCAGATCGGTAAGCTGCTGGCGGAACTCGAACGACTGGAACTGAGCGACAATACAATCGTCGTGCTCTGGGGCGATCATGGCTGGAACCTGGGTGATCATACCCTGTGGTGCAAACACAGCTGTTACGAAAGTTCGCTGCAGATTCCCCTGCTCGTCCGGGCACCGGGCATCCAGGGAGGACAGAGGCGGTCGGCGTTGATCGAAACGATTGACGTCTACCCTTCCCTCTGCACACTTGCGGGGATTCCACGACCCGAACACCTGGCGGGCCAGAGCTTTGTCGAACTGATGCGGAATCCGGATACGAAATGGAAAGGGGCTGCCGTGAGCCGTTTCCGTAACGGCGACACGATCCGCACCGACGCATTGCGTTACACGGAATACACCAATCCCAAAGGGAAACGGACATCACGCATGCTCTACGATCACAGCTCTGATCCGCTGGAAAACCGGAATGTGGCGGAGAAACGAACCGACGAGAGTAAAACACTGTCAAAACAGTTGAACCAGATCAAAGGCCGCGACGGGAAACCTGGCGGAAAGTGATTACATCCGTATGATGGATTATCGTGTCATCTTAAGACGCGTGGGGCTGGCCTGGATAGGCTTTGGTCTGCTTGATATCGGGTTGATGATCTACTGCCTGATGCAGCGCCAGAACTATTCATCCAGCTTCAATCTCTTCGCTGTCATCCTGGGTCTGTTTTTATATCGAGGGAGCCTGGGAGCAACAACGCTGGTCACCTGGTTCTCCGCGTTCATGCTGATGCTGTTTGCCGGCGGACTGCTGCTGGCACCCCTGTTGCAACCCGTGGGACTGCTGGTCAGTCTGATTCGCCTGCACCCCGGACAGTGTCTCCTGTTGGGAGTCTATTATGCAACGATGGTTGGTTTGCTGATCTGGACTTATCGGCAGATGCGTTCAACGCCGGTATTGGAAGCACGTCGGGAAAGTGGTCGTCGTACCGGCAGACCGCAGTCCGCGTTTCTGGCAGGCTTTCTGCTGGTTGTATTCGTAGGCGTGCTGTTCAATGTCCTGCTTAAAGGTTCTGCAGGAACCAAAGCTGTGGAACTGGCGCGACAGAAACTGGGGCCAGACTATCATTATGCCATTCAGTCGATCCGTGTGAGCGGAAAGGCACACAGTGGAGTGGTTGCCGCTTACAATGTGCATGAGATCAAATATGTTCCTGTGTTCTGGAACGAGTGAAATAAGCCATCAGACTTTAATCTAGTTTCGCACCGCATCAGTTCTCGTTATTCACTTCCAGTTCGAGATAGCCTTTGCGGTCGATGAAGACTTTATAGAGGCTGTGAGCGCCGTGCCAGCTGGGGAGTCCGCTGCGGACCGTCAGACATTGATCGTGAGTGCCATCGATTTCCAGAGTTCGACTGCCGCACAGATCGACGCGGGCTTCAATCCGATGTTTCTGTGGATTGATTTCGGAGTGAAGCGTTTCCCCCTCCGCGATGGAGCCGATGGAAACGCCGTCCACCAGAATTGAAAACTTGCGCATCTTGTCGGCACAACCGGGTTCACGTTTGACTGTGAGTTTCGACATGAC
This window harbors:
- a CDS encoding sulfatase; the protein is MKRRSLLFLFVLCFAVPAFAADKPNVLFIAVDDLRPELACYGKQHIHSPNIDKLAESSTLFERTYCMVPTCGASRASLMTGIRPARKRFVNFLTWADRDAPGITTMNTQFKQNGYYTVSMGKIFHHPQDSAQGWSEPAWRPKGVAWYQRPENQKLHEERQKQGKRKAKGPAWESADVPDNAYADGVLAEQAISKLQQLKKQEQPFFLAVGFFKPHLPFIAPQKYWDLYDHDKIQLPENYKVPQDAPEESIHNSGELRAYAGIPRKGPVSEATARNLIHGYYACVSYTDAQIGKLLAELERLELSDNTIVVLWGDHGWNLGDHTLWCKHSCYESSLQIPLLVRAPGIQGGQRRSALIETIDVYPSLCTLAGIPRPEHLAGQSFVELMRNPDTKWKGAAVSRFRNGDTIRTDALRYTEYTNPKGKRTSRMLYDHSSDPLENRNVAEKRTDESKTLSKQLNQIKGRDGKPGGK